Proteins found in one Oncorhynchus keta strain PuntledgeMale-10-30-2019 chromosome 2, Oket_V2, whole genome shotgun sequence genomic segment:
- the LOC118360790 gene encoding bromodomain-containing protein 7-like produces MGKKHKKHKSEKYEEYGDRPLKLVLKVAGNEVTTGSSSFENTFDEHPDLEKHKDKKKKKKDKERIDTMSPVDDKKKMTKKKKKKKKGQDADTDWDDREASRTPIHSDLASSLNKVEEKELTPLQEASSQLIRQLQRKDPSAFFSFPVTDLIAPGYSTIIKRPMDFGAMKKKVKNEYYQSLEELKVDFRIMCENAMIYNKPETIYHKAARKLLHSGMKILRPERLERLESLRQSIEFMADLENPANRSSKTGEVGNSSMDQCKDGPSPTDPSETTQSAPNTPRKDNDSKDKVSKVVSQAEKELEEIRKLIDDSGGKLSNRGLESELDFERRKYDGSTTLAILSPDDLVAGDVGYCPVKLGMMSNRLQSGINTLQGFKEDKRNMVTPVSYMSYGPYTSYAPAYDSSFANIGKEDTDLIYSFYGEEASLQGSESLSEFLSKSEEHMYKLADNLLDALTNGDHSKTLRETRPDEQGPTESSETEDKDMEVVEPEASKQAVNRLASLGSVIGLDFQNPPDLLSEEAQHFQQKLDETTKLLCELQEAQRERLSVKQPLNICLLAPTTKELRLAEKVTGNLAQLTSQVAPGDVSSVYGIRRAMGIAIPLEADEPLIDLTTMDAEPMDTVPEVQQITVIAV; encoded by the exons ATGGGCAAGAAGCATAAAAAGCACAAGTCTGAAAAATATGAAG AGTACGGGGATAGACCTCTTAAGTTGGTTCTCAAGGTTGCTGGAAATGAGGTGACGACTGGAAGCTCGAGCTTTGAAAACACATTTGATGAACATCCAGATTTAGAGAAACACAAGGACAAGAAAAAGAAGAAAAAGGATAAGGAAAGGATCGATACCATGTCACCAGTTGATGACAAGAAAAAG AtgacgaagaagaagaagaagaagaagaagggacaGGACGCTGATACAGACTGGGATGATAGGGAGGCGAGCAGGACCCCTATCCATTCTGATCTGGCATCCTCCTTGAATAAAGTGGAAG aGAAAGAACTGACCCCACTGCAGGAAGCCTCGAGTCAACTCATCAGACAGCTCCAAAG GAAAGACCCAAGTGCGTTTTTCTCGTTCCCTGTGACTGACCTTATCGCTCCTGGCTACTCCACGATCATCAAGCGGCCCATGGACTTTGGCGCAATGAAGAAGAAAGTCAAGAATGAGTATTATCAGTCACTAGAGGAGCTTAAG GTGGACTTCAGGATCATGTGTGAGAATGCTATGATCTACAACAAGCCAGAGACCATTTACCACAAAGCTGCCAGGAAGTTGCTCCACTCTGGCATGAAGATTCTCCGCCCG GAGAGGCTTGAGAGGCTTGAGAGCCTGAGGCAGAGTATTGAGTTCATGGCTGACCTAGAAAACCCAGCCAACCGGTCAAGTAAGACTGGAGAGGTGGGAAACTCAAGCATGGACCAGTGTAAAGACGGTCCCAGCCCCACAGATCCTAGCGAGACTACCCAGTCTGCACCAAACACTCCCAG GAAAGACAACGACTCCAAAGACAAAGTGTCGAAGGTCGTCAGTCAGGCAGAGAAGGAGCTTGAGGAGATCCGCAAGCTCATTGACGATTCAGGAGGCAAACTGTCCAACAGAGGGCTGGAGAGTGAG CTGGACTTTGAGAGGAGAAAGTATGATGGTTCCACCACACTGGCAATCCTGAGCCCAGACGACCTTGTGGCTGGAG ATGTGGGCTACTGCCCTGTCAAGCTGGGCATGATGTCCAACCGGCTGCAGAGTGGCATCAACACCCTGCAGGGCTTTAAGGAGGACAAGAGGAACATGGTCACACCAG TATCGTACATGAGCTATGGTCCGTACACCTCCTACGCGCCCGCCTACGACTCGAGCTTCGCCAACATCGGGAAAGAGGACACTGACCTGATCTACTCCTTCTATGGAGAGGAAGCCAGCCTCCAGGGATCTGAGAG CCTCTCGGAGTTCCTGTCCAAATCGGAGGAGCACATGTACAAACTGGCAGACAACCTCCTGGACGCGTTGACTAACGGGGACCACTCCAAAACCCTGAGAGAG ACCCGTCCAGATGAGCAAGGGCCAACAGAATCCTCTGAGACTGAAGACAAGGACATGGAG GTGGTTGAACCCGAAGCGAGCAAGCAGGCTGTAAACAGGCTAGCCTCCCTGGGCTCTGTGATCGGCTTGGACTTCCAGAATCCACCTGACCTCCTCTCTGAGG AGGCCCAACATTTCCAGCAGAAGTTGGATGAGACTACAAAGCTCCTCTGCGAGCTGCAGGAAGCGCAGAGGGAACGCTTGAGTGTCAAGCAGCCCCTTAACATCTGCCTGCTAGCCCCAACCACCAAGGAGCTGCGGCTGG CGGAGAAGGTGACTGGTAACCTGGCCCAACTGACCAGTCAGGTGGCTCCAGGAGATGTGAGCAGTGTGTACGGGATCAGGAGGGCCATGGGCATCGCTATACCCCTAGAGGCAGATGAACCACTCATAGACCTCACCACAA TGGATGCTGAGCCGATGGATACCGTGCCTGAAGTTCAGCAGATTACAGTCATTGCAGTATAA